A single window of Mycosarcoma maydis chromosome 1, whole genome shotgun sequence DNA harbors:
- a CDS encoding iron transport multicopper oxidase — MVAPQRRTVMPALGLLASSLCSLLLTANAATVEQHWNINWVPDVNPDGLYPRHVIGVNGSWPPPIINVNASDTVRITATNKLETGVGASLHSHGMFFNRTGYYDGAVAITQCPIPPGQSFTYETLNSPASPADRRKQMGTFWIHAHNNDQYTDGLRSPVIIHPDDPADIHYNYDDDYTVILGDWYHSNYTDLVKNEFMNRKNPTGAEPVPKSGLIYFAHTSNKTSAATYLPGFSENATLPFEAGKTYRLRVINMSALAAFYFYLSGHDMQVIEVEGVDVLPQPVDFLSVAVAQRFSVLVTARNDTDPQNWKLHANMDEDMFDVVPEDLQLNVSATISYPNAPKDKFGPEKILEEYTYFDDLQFVPVNAEPMVTPDAVHRLDVSFDTMSDGENYAAFNNISYVAPQVPALFSAESMGALASNPAIYGPNSNAFVIKHNEMIEVQLFNWDAGKHPFHLHGHHFQVVHKSQDVTSDDPTINPPFNSSQVNPMRRDTVMVPPGGSAYLRFRADNPGAWFFHCHIDPHLVSGLASIFIEAPDVLSDSFLNVPSYIKNQCQAQGIATTGNAVGLNSTSDFDGLAKGPTYLESGWTGRAIAAFTGCIITGLLGLATVVVYGWHSGEEDDDEEEEDK, encoded by the coding sequence ATGGTCGCACCTCAACGTCGTACGGTGATGCCAGCGCTGGGCTTGCTTGCCTCGTCGCTGTGCTCATTGCTCTTGACCGCAAATGCTGCCACCGTCGAGCAGCACTGGAATATCAACTGGGTGCCCGATGTTAATCCAGACGGCCTTTACCCAAGGCACGTCATTGGCGTCAATGGTAGCTGGCCTCCTCCCATCATCAACGTCAACGCATCAGACACGGTTCGTATCACTGCTACCAACAAGCTTGAGACCGGCGTCGGTGCCTCGCTCCATTCGCACGGCATGTTCTTCAACCGTACTGGCTACTATGACGGCGCTGTAGCGATCACTCAATGTCCCATCCCTCCTGGCCAATCCTTCACATACGAGACGCTCAACTCGCCCGCTTCGCCTGCCGACCGTCGTAAGCAGATGGGCACCTTCTGGATTCATGCGCACAACAACGACCAGTACACCGACGGTCTTCGTTCTCCTGTCATCATCCACCCCGATGACCCGGCGGACATTCACTACAACTACGACGACGACTACACCGTCATCCTCGGCGATTGGTACCACTCCAACTACACAGACTTGGTCAAGAACGAGTTTATGAACCGCAAAAACCCTACCGGTGCCGAACCCGTCCCCAAATCTGGTCTCATCTACTTTGCTCACACTTCCAACAAGACTTCGGCTGCCACCTACCTGCCTGGCTTCAGCGAGAACGCTACGCTCCCCTTCGAGGCGGGCAAGACGTACAGGTTGCGTGTCATCAACATGTCGGCGCTAGCTGCTTTTTACTTCTACCTGTCCGGTCACGACATGCAGGTGATCGAGGTCGAAGGTGTTGATGTGCTGCCTCAGCCTGTCGATTTCCTCTCGGTTGCCGTAGCGCAGCGTTTCAGCGTGCTCGTCACAGCGAGAAACGACACTGATCCCCAGAACTGGAAGTTGCACGCcaacatggacgaggaCATGTTTGACGTTGTTCCCGAAGATCTCCAGCTCAACGTGTCGGCGACCATCTCGTATCCCAACGCTCCCAAGGACAAGTTCGGACCGGAAAAGATCCTCGAAGAGTACACTTACTTTGATGACCTTCAATTCGTCCCCGTCAACGCTGAGCCTATGGTCACTCCCGACGCAGTCCATCGTCTCGATGTTTCGTTCGACACCATGTCCGACGGTGAAAATTATGCCGCTTTCAACAACATCTCTTACGTTGCTCCCCAGGTGCCGGCTTTGTTCTCTGCCGAATCCATGGGtgcgctcgcttccaaCCCGGCTATCTACGGCCCTAACTCGAACGCCTTTGTTATCAAGCACAACGAAATGATCGAAGTTCAGCTCTTTAACTGGGACGCTGGTAAGCATCCCTTCCATCTTCACGGTCATCACTTCCAGGTCGTTCACAAGTCGCAGGATGTCACTTCAGACGATCCGACTATCAACCCTCCGTTCAACTCGTCACAGGTCAACCCCATGAGGCGCGACACGGTCATGGTCCCACCCGGCGGATCGGCTTACTTGCGCTTCAGGGCCGACAACCCAGGAGCTTGGTTCTTCCACTGCCACATTGATCCTCATCTCGTGTCTGGTCTGGCCTCGATTTTCATCGAAGCACCCGATGTTCTGTCCGACAGTTTCCTCAACGTGCCTAGCTACATCAAGAATCAATGTCAGGCTCAAGGGATTGCTACCACCGGCAACGCCGTTGGCCTCAACTCTACCTCCGACTTTGATGGTCTCGCCAAGGGTCCTACATATCTCGAGTCTGGCTGGACCGGTCGTGCGATCGCTGCTTTCACGGGCTGCATCATCACCGGCCTGCTCGGTCTCGCTACCGTCGTCGTTTACGGCTGGCATTCgggcgaagaggacgacgacgaggaagaggaggacaAGTGA